A portion of the Nitratidesulfovibrio termitidis HI1 genome contains these proteins:
- a CDS encoding lytic murein transglycosylase, with product MWRALASAALCALLLTGCSGTRQAAAPEGAAITPPPGEVRVESAAPPSGDPHTPGSPAACWTPLRGRLAADGMSGGRIDALFVQLGDAVSPDPMGRKVKELYTTKFLRPEPQPVPPGQKPRPVRPPMYPGVVTDENAAKCRAFLTENARWFSLAESRYGVPREVAVSLLFVETRLGTALGKGNAFRNLAAMAAADSPDMVPGYIAALPGADGNLDWISLRMRQKSDWAYQELKALIRHAEALGQDPLTMPGSIYGAVGICQFMPTNIPAYGVDGDGDGRVDLYTVGDAVFSLSNYLGRHGWQPGMRKDARYNVLKRYNNSAAYANTILALADKVAGKPAQPQKSSKSAQPPRIGQAGQPGKAAAATPKAQAGPQQPARASATASAAQ from the coding sequence TTGTGGCGCGCGCTGGCCTCCGCCGCGCTGTGCGCCCTGTTGCTGACGGGGTGCAGCGGCACCCGGCAGGCCGCCGCGCCGGAAGGCGCAGCCATTACGCCGCCCCCCGGCGAGGTGCGCGTGGAATCCGCAGCGCCCCCCTCTGGCGACCCGCACACTCCCGGCAGTCCCGCCGCCTGCTGGACCCCGCTACGGGGGCGTCTGGCCGCGGACGGCATGTCCGGCGGGCGCATCGATGCGTTGTTCGTCCAACTGGGCGATGCGGTCTCGCCAGACCCCATGGGCCGCAAGGTCAAGGAACTGTACACCACCAAGTTCCTGCGACCGGAACCGCAACCCGTGCCGCCCGGCCAGAAGCCCAGGCCCGTGCGCCCGCCCATGTACCCCGGCGTGGTCACCGACGAGAACGCGGCCAAATGTCGCGCCTTCCTGACGGAAAACGCCCGCTGGTTCTCGCTGGCGGAATCGCGCTACGGCGTGCCGCGCGAGGTGGCCGTGTCGCTGCTGTTCGTGGAAACACGCCTGGGCACGGCACTGGGCAAGGGCAACGCCTTCCGCAATCTGGCCGCCATGGCCGCTGCGGACAGCCCGGACATGGTGCCCGGCTACATCGCCGCGCTGCCCGGCGCGGACGGCAACCTGGACTGGATTTCGCTGCGCATGCGCCAGAAGTCGGACTGGGCCTACCAGGAACTGAAGGCCCTCATCCGCCACGCCGAGGCGTTGGGCCAGGACCCGCTGACCATGCCCGGTTCCATCTACGGGGCCGTGGGCATCTGCCAGTTCATGCCCACCAATATCCCGGCCTATGGCGTGGACGGCGACGGCGACGGCCGCGTGGACCTGTACACGGTGGGCGATGCGGTGTTCAGCCTGTCCAACTATCTCGGCAGGCACGGCTGGCAGCCCGGCATGCGCAAGGATGCGCGCTACAACGTGCTGAAACGCTACAACAACAGCGCGGCCTACGCCAACACCATCCTGGCCCTGGCGGACAAGGTTGCGGGCAAGCCCGCCCAGCCGCAGAAATCCTCGAAATCCGCCCAGCCTCCACGCATCGGCCAGGCCGGGCAACCCGGCAAGGCCGCAGCCGCAACGCCCAAGGCGCAGGCCGGGCCCCAGCAGCCAGCCAGGGCATCCGCTACCGCTTCTGCCGCGCAGTAA
- a CDS encoding YihY/virulence factor BrkB family protein yields the protein MHGPTLRDRALRVRRYVTSDVWLERAETGPPTRRGLIWLVRRAFLAALGFVDDQCLLRASALTMTFVLSMVPFLAVVFSITKGLGVHNAEVTQMLLLRLAAGNPDTVARILEYVERTSAGRMGAVSAAFLLVTAGMLMANIERAFNAIWKVRQGRSAWRKFTDFFSVMLVCPLLMGTAVTLGASLRSDRVLGRLLEVAPVGAAYLLLLKLVPLFMVFVVLLFLYAYIPNTKVRPRAAMAGALLAAMAWQGAEYAYMVWQARFASYGLIYGSFAQVPLFLMWLYVSWAVVLFGVEVCHAVQNAPTFEKHLRAGRVSRLERDRLAVLAMLLLTRAFVRGTGAVPGHRMAALLDAPDHVLDDVLDRLAREGMVVRVCDDTPAWVLGTPPDGLHIADVLLALAGRTGGEGEERVATSFEFINDTLARLAGDMAASPANATLRAYHDATLPDWFDAAPASDHEAPKDAPEGPPDEVWTGAHGGPPDDAHGGADDDETREPTLRELLRGAVNGGPPAAGHTATEGIDGTGKGGPRRNGKA from the coding sequence ATGCACGGACCCACCCTGCGCGACCGCGCCCTACGCGTGCGCCGCTACGTGACCAGCGACGTATGGCTCGAGCGCGCCGAAACCGGCCCGCCCACCCGGCGCGGCCTGATCTGGCTGGTGCGGCGCGCCTTTCTGGCGGCGCTGGGATTCGTGGACGACCAGTGCCTGCTGCGCGCATCCGCCCTGACCATGACCTTCGTGCTGTCCATGGTGCCCTTTCTGGCCGTGGTGTTTTCCATCACCAAGGGCCTCGGGGTGCACAACGCGGAAGTCACCCAGATGCTGTTGCTGCGCCTTGCCGCGGGCAACCCGGACACGGTGGCCCGCATCCTGGAATACGTGGAACGCACCAGCGCGGGGCGCATGGGCGCGGTGAGCGCGGCGTTTCTGCTGGTGACGGCGGGCATGCTCATGGCCAACATCGAGCGCGCGTTCAACGCCATCTGGAAGGTACGCCAGGGCCGCAGCGCATGGCGCAAGTTCACCGACTTCTTTTCGGTGATGCTGGTCTGCCCCCTGCTGATGGGCACCGCCGTCACCTTGGGCGCCAGCCTGCGCAGCGACAGGGTGCTGGGCAGGCTGCTGGAGGTGGCCCCGGTGGGTGCAGCCTATCTGCTGCTGCTCAAGCTGGTGCCATTGTTCATGGTCTTTGTGGTGCTGCTGTTTCTGTACGCGTATATCCCCAACACGAAGGTGCGCCCGCGCGCGGCCATGGCCGGGGCGCTGCTGGCGGCCATGGCCTGGCAGGGCGCGGAGTACGCCTACATGGTCTGGCAGGCCCGCTTCGCCAGCTACGGCCTGATCTACGGCAGCTTCGCGCAGGTGCCGTTGTTCCTGATGTGGCTGTATGTCTCGTGGGCGGTGGTGCTGTTCGGGGTGGAAGTATGCCATGCGGTGCAGAACGCCCCCACCTTTGAAAAACACCTGCGCGCCGGTCGGGTAAGCCGCCTTGAGCGCGACCGGCTGGCCGTGCTGGCCATGCTGCTGCTTACCCGTGCCTTCGTGCGCGGCACGGGCGCCGTGCCCGGCCATCGCATGGCCGCCCTGCTGGATGCCCCGGACCACGTGCTGGACGACGTGCTGGACCGGCTGGCCCGCGAAGGCATGGTGGTGCGGGTGTGCGACGACACCCCGGCCTGGGTGCTGGGCACGCCGCCCGACGGGCTGCACATCGCCGACGTGCTGCTGGCCCTGGCCGGACGCACCGGCGGCGAGGGCGAGGAACGGGTGGCCACGTCCTTCGAATTCATCAACGACACCCTGGCCAGGTTGGCCGGGGACATGGCCGCCAGTCCGGCCAACGCCACCCTGCGCGCCTACCACGACGCCACCCTGCCCGACTGGTTCGACGCGGCCCCTGCCAGCGACCACGAAGCGCCAAAAGATGCGCCGGAAGGCCCGCCAGACGAGGTATGGACCGGTGCGCATGGTGGCCCGCCAGACGATGCACACGGCGGCGCAGATGACGACGAAACGCGGGAACCGACCCTGCGCGAGTTGCTGCGCGGCGCGGTGAATGGTGGCCCACCCGCCGCAGGGCACACCGCCACCGAGGGCATCGACGGAACCGGCAAGGGCGGTCCCCGCCGCAACGGCAAGGCGTGA
- the ribB gene encoding 3,4-dihydroxy-2-butanone-4-phosphate synthase gives MPVPQAGPATPRALAPLATVEQALDALRAGRGILVVDDEDRENEGDMIFAAETLTEAQMALLIREGSGIVCLCLTDAHADALDLPPMVTCNTSRNGTAFTVTIEAAEGVTTGVSAADRVTTVKAAAAPGARPEHLRRPGHVFPLRARPGGVLERRGHTEATVDLMRLAGLSSCGVLCELTNPDGTMARLPEVLAFGARQDMPVLTVQALAQWRARHDADMNHGTSRDGLSRKGANMA, from the coding sequence ATGCCCGTGCCGCAGGCCGGGCCTGCCACGCCGCGTGCCCTGGCCCCTCTGGCAACGGTCGAGCAGGCCCTTGACGCCCTGCGCGCGGGGCGCGGCATCCTTGTCGTGGACGACGAGGACCGCGAGAACGAAGGCGACATGATCTTCGCCGCAGAAACCCTGACCGAGGCACAGATGGCCCTGCTGATCCGCGAGGGCAGCGGCATCGTCTGCCTGTGCCTTACCGATGCCCATGCCGACGCACTGGACCTGCCGCCCATGGTGACCTGCAACACCAGCCGCAACGGCACGGCCTTCACCGTGACCATCGAGGCGGCGGAAGGCGTCACCACCGGCGTTTCCGCAGCCGACAGGGTGACCACGGTGAAGGCGGCGGCAGCACCCGGCGCCCGGCCGGAACACCTGCGTCGCCCCGGACACGTCTTTCCGTTGCGCGCCCGCCCCGGCGGCGTGCTGGAACGGCGCGGCCATACCGAGGCCACCGTGGACCTGATGCGCCTTGCGGGCCTTTCGTCCTGCGGGGTGCTGTGCGAACTGACCAACCCCGACGGCACCATGGCCCGCCTGCCGGAAGTGCTGGCCTTTGGCGCGCGGCAGGACATGCCCGTACTTACAGTGCAGGCGCTTGCCCAGTGGCGCGCCCGGCATGACGCGGACATGAACCATGGCACGAGTCGTGACGGGCTCTCCCGCAAGGGGGCGAACATGGCGTAA